From a single Microbacterium terrisoli genomic region:
- a CDS encoding UDP-glucose dehydrogenase family protein, whose translation MRLSVIGCGYLGAVHAAAMASIGHDVVGIDVDEAKVTALRSGSAPFFEPGLPELLSEGVASGRLSFTTDMAAASGSSVHFLAVGTPQTAGAHAADLTYVNSAVEQLLPHLRPGDIVAGKSTVPVGTAARLAELIEPTGATLVWNPEFLREGWAVEDTIDPDRLVVGTGDASSRGARSTTDVIQTMKDVYHTAVAKDTPFIVTDYATAELVKVAANAFLATKISFINAMAEIAEATGADVTQLADAIGYDGRIGRRFLGAGLGFGGGCLPKDIRAFTARAEELGRAESVAFLREIDAINLRRRDRAVDLVVNALDGVVFQKKVAVLGAAFKPHSDDIRDSPALDVAARLKGLGADVVVTDPQALENAARVHPQLTYEPSLDETLRDADVVVLVTEWDEYRRQLTPEHAGSLVAQRVVVDGRNSYDPVAWRAAGWTYYGMGRP comes from the coding sequence ATGAGACTCTCGGTGATCGGCTGCGGCTACCTCGGCGCCGTGCATGCGGCGGCCATGGCATCCATCGGACATGACGTCGTGGGCATCGACGTCGACGAGGCCAAAGTCACCGCGCTGCGATCGGGCTCTGCACCGTTCTTCGAGCCGGGCCTGCCCGAGCTGCTCAGCGAGGGGGTGGCGTCGGGGCGCTTGTCGTTCACGACCGATATGGCTGCGGCATCCGGCTCATCGGTGCACTTTCTCGCTGTCGGGACCCCGCAGACCGCCGGCGCGCACGCGGCCGACCTCACGTACGTGAACTCCGCCGTCGAGCAGCTGCTGCCTCACCTGCGCCCGGGCGACATCGTGGCCGGCAAGTCGACCGTGCCGGTGGGCACGGCCGCGCGGCTCGCCGAGCTGATCGAGCCGACCGGGGCCACTCTCGTGTGGAACCCCGAGTTCTTGCGTGAGGGCTGGGCCGTCGAAGACACCATCGATCCCGACCGGCTGGTCGTCGGAACGGGCGACGCTTCGTCTCGCGGCGCTCGCTCGACGACCGATGTCATACAGACCATGAAGGACGTGTACCACACCGCCGTGGCCAAGGACACGCCGTTCATCGTCACCGACTACGCCACGGCCGAACTGGTGAAGGTCGCAGCCAACGCCTTCTTGGCGACGAAGATCTCGTTCATCAACGCCATGGCCGAGATCGCTGAGGCCACGGGCGCGGACGTCACCCAGCTCGCCGACGCGATCGGCTACGACGGGCGCATCGGGCGTCGATTCCTCGGCGCCGGCCTCGGCTTCGGCGGCGGGTGTCTGCCCAAAGACATCCGCGCGTTCACGGCGCGCGCCGAAGAGCTCGGCCGCGCCGAGTCGGTCGCGTTCTTGCGCGAGATCGACGCCATCAACCTGCGCCGGCGGGATCGCGCCGTCGACCTCGTCGTGAACGCCCTCGACGGAGTCGTGTTCCAGAAGAAGGTCGCCGTGCTCGGCGCGGCGTTCAAGCCGCACAGCGACGACATTCGCGACTCTCCCGCCCTCGACGTCGCTGCACGCTTGAAGGGACTCGGCGCCGACGTCGTGGTCACCGACCCGCAGGCCCTCGAGAACGCGGCGCGCGTGCACCCGCAGCTGACCTATGAGCCGTCGCTCGATGAGACGCTTCGCGACGCCGACGTGGTCGTGCTCGTCACGGAATGGGACGAATATCGCCGGCAGCTCACCCCCGAGCACGCCGGGTCGCTGGTGGCCCAGCGCGTCGTGGTCGACGGCCGCAACAGCTATGACCCGGTGGCCTGGCGTGCGGCCGGGTGGACGTATTACGGCATGGGGCGCCCGTAA
- a CDS encoding polysaccharide biosynthesis tyrosine autokinase, protein MELSDYIHILRKHWIAIALITLLGIGVAAGYSLTRTPQYEASSTVVVSTQTGDSIADLQQGNSFTLARVNTYTNLVTTPSVMVPVIDKLKLNTTVTKLTDRVSATSPLNTTLITITATDPSPMQAANIANALAASLTATVEKIESPSGAKESPVRLTTVAEAQAPSAPSSPKVLLNLALGLLIGLALGIGFAVMRSVLDTRVRTPRDVAQVTDAPLIGAIADDPKAPERPLIVHADPLSPRAESFRTLRTNLQFLDMGGRASFVITSSMPSEGKSTTAINLAIALADAGKKVALLDTDLRKPKVAEYLGIEGGVGLTDVLIGHVRVGDVMLPWGGRSLYVMPAGKVPPNPSELLGSQQMHTLLAALERDFDVVLCDAPPLLPVTDGAILAKATSGAIVIAAAGTTTRNQLSNAIDALDTVDAKTAGVVLTKVPTRGPDAYYTYGYGYMQDETAHAQAVRPAHRRHSPTSALPPQTPLAKAAEQPRWQPAQPGPAAPGTVAPVAPGTMAPRPAAPAQGVAPAAAPARSTSSSELEELLGIFDAEKPLPLRADHRVAATPPTRSQYSPPDAGGPGR, encoded by the coding sequence ATGGAGCTCAGCGATTACATTCATATCCTGCGCAAGCACTGGATAGCGATCGCGCTCATCACGCTGCTCGGCATCGGTGTGGCTGCGGGATATTCGCTGACCCGTACACCGCAGTACGAGGCATCCAGCACGGTCGTCGTCTCGACGCAGACCGGTGATTCGATCGCGGATCTGCAACAGGGCAACTCGTTCACGCTCGCCCGCGTGAACACCTACACGAACCTCGTGACGACACCGTCGGTGATGGTTCCCGTGATCGACAAGCTCAAGCTCAACACGACGGTCACGAAGCTGACCGACCGCGTGTCGGCCACGAGCCCCCTGAACACCACGCTGATCACGATCACCGCCACCGACCCGAGCCCCATGCAGGCGGCGAACATCGCGAACGCGCTGGCGGCGAGCCTGACGGCCACCGTCGAGAAGATCGAGTCGCCGTCCGGTGCGAAGGAGAGCCCGGTGCGGCTCACCACCGTCGCAGAGGCCCAGGCACCCAGTGCCCCGTCGAGCCCCAAGGTGCTGCTGAACCTCGCGCTGGGTCTGCTGATCGGCTTGGCCCTGGGCATCGGTTTCGCCGTGATGCGCTCGGTGCTCGACACGCGTGTGCGCACCCCGCGCGACGTGGCGCAGGTCACCGACGCTCCGCTGATCGGTGCGATCGCCGACGACCCCAAGGCGCCCGAACGGCCGCTGATCGTGCACGCCGACCCACTCAGCCCCCGGGCCGAGTCGTTCCGCACGCTGCGCACGAACCTGCAGTTTCTCGACATGGGGGGCCGCGCGAGCTTCGTCATCACCTCGAGCATGCCGTCAGAGGGCAAGTCGACCACGGCGATCAACCTGGCGATCGCGCTGGCCGACGCGGGCAAGAAGGTCGCGCTGCTCGACACCGATCTGCGCAAGCCGAAGGTCGCCGAGTACCTGGGCATCGAGGGCGGCGTGGGTCTGACCGACGTGCTCATCGGGCACGTGCGCGTGGGCGATGTGATGCTGCCGTGGGGTGGGCGTAGCCTCTATGTCATGCCCGCCGGCAAGGTGCCGCCGAACCCCAGCGAGCTGCTGGGGTCGCAGCAGATGCACACGTTGCTGGCCGCGCTCGAGCGCGACTTCGACGTCGTGCTGTGCGACGCGCCGCCGCTGCTGCCGGTGACCGACGGCGCGATTCTGGCCAAGGCGACCAGCGGGGCGATCGTGATCGCCGCCGCCGGTACGACCACCCGCAACCAGCTGTCCAACGCCATCGACGCGCTCGACACGGTGGACGCGAAGACCGCCGGCGTCGTGCTGACCAAGGTGCCCACGCGCGGGCCGGATGCCTATTACACCTACGGCTACGGCTACATGCAAGACGAGACTGCCCACGCGCAGGCGGTGCGGCCCGCGCATCGGCGGCACAGTCCGACATCGGCGCTGCCGCCGCAGACACCGCTCGCGAAGGCGGCGGAGCAGCCACGATGGCAGCCGGCGCAGCCGGGGCCAGCGGCACCAGGCACGGTGGCACCGGTGGCACCGGGAACAATGGCGCCGCGACCTGCCGCTCCCGCGCAGGGCGTCGCGCCGGCGGCCGCGCCTGCACGGTCGACGTCGTCGTCTGAGCTCGAAGAGCTTCTCGGCATCTTCGATGCCGAGAAGCCGCTGCCCCTGCGCGCCGATCACCGCGTCGCCGCCACCCCGCCCACCCGTTCGCAGTACTCCCCGCCCGATGCGGGAGGACCCGGCCGCTAG
- a CDS encoding DUF4012 domain-containing protein, translating into MQPEQPSGDAAQPDADAPADGAGVPADDTRAAMPRRVADQTDAMVDREALAQLFAAADSGDVPASGGSTAGGVRSSSGGSGSGHGQGHHRHHRRRKNRKRRALIWSLSILGVLIVIIGVGAVLGVTFVKQATSARDDLMAAKTQIAAVPALLEKGDVARLDQAAAQIKTHTDAAYKTVQGPLWDIAAKVPWVGKNVAAVQNTTVAAHILVDDALPQGIKVITGLQAKNLKLKGGGINLKPFEAANKALPGIADAFHRASAKVSGIELDGLLSPIRDAIGGMVSVIDENTPTVENAQRVLPVVLPMLGSDGARHYLLVFQNNAEIRATGGNPASSAEVKVDHGKVTLVDQASSETFYQAGTVRHTYTKLPKNMLKIYPQDTPWYSQNYSRTPNFPTTAKMFRDLWKATTDRPLDGVISVDPVVLSHLLKVTGPVSVDGDRLTAANVVKTVLSDAYARFPRGPDSDAYFAKVASAVFTKIAAGDWDPTAMIDAFVQSAKEQRVYLWFPKKTEQALAVQWNVDGQLPQNNTAGTQVGIFLNDYAVGKQEYWLSTKIDLTCNVSKRTVTTKISMKNRMPSSDFVDYVLGLRSPRFGRARTTMLLDVLYFAPPGAKAAPAKAAASSLIPSLARSGQEDGRNVTSVTVAVPKGQTETVSYTTALPERATAPLSVRYSPTATTTPVSIAENCAQLVH; encoded by the coding sequence GTGCAACCCGAGCAGCCTTCTGGGGACGCTGCCCAGCCCGATGCGGACGCGCCCGCCGACGGGGCCGGCGTCCCCGCCGATGACACCCGTGCGGCAATGCCGCGGCGCGTGGCCGACCAGACCGATGCGATGGTCGACCGTGAGGCACTCGCTCAGCTGTTCGCCGCCGCCGATTCCGGTGATGTGCCGGCCTCAGGCGGGTCGACAGCCGGCGGCGTACGTTCCTCGAGCGGCGGCTCGGGGTCGGGGCACGGCCAGGGTCACCACCGCCATCACCGTCGCCGCAAGAACCGCAAACGTCGCGCACTGATCTGGAGCCTCAGCATCCTGGGCGTGCTCATCGTGATCATCGGTGTCGGCGCGGTGCTGGGTGTCACGTTCGTGAAGCAGGCAACCAGTGCGCGCGACGATCTGATGGCAGCCAAGACGCAGATCGCGGCGGTGCCGGCCCTGCTCGAGAAGGGCGACGTCGCCCGTCTGGACCAGGCCGCCGCCCAGATCAAGACGCACACCGACGCCGCATACAAGACTGTGCAGGGCCCGCTGTGGGACATCGCCGCCAAAGTGCCCTGGGTCGGCAAGAACGTCGCAGCCGTGCAGAACACGACGGTGGCAGCGCACATCCTGGTCGACGACGCACTGCCACAGGGGATCAAGGTCATCACCGGCCTGCAGGCCAAGAACCTCAAGCTCAAGGGCGGCGGCATCAACCTCAAGCCGTTCGAGGCGGCCAACAAGGCGCTGCCGGGCATCGCCGACGCATTCCACCGGGCGTCGGCCAAGGTGTCGGGCATCGAGCTGGACGGACTCCTGTCACCGATCCGCGACGCGATCGGCGGCATGGTCAGCGTCATCGACGAGAACACGCCGACGGTCGAGAACGCGCAGCGTGTGCTGCCGGTAGTGCTGCCGATGCTCGGCTCCGACGGCGCGCGTCATTATCTGCTGGTGTTCCAGAACAACGCCGAGATCCGGGCGACCGGCGGCAACCCCGCATCGTCTGCCGAGGTCAAGGTCGACCACGGCAAGGTCACGCTGGTCGACCAGGCCAGCTCCGAGACGTTCTATCAGGCGGGCACCGTGCGACACACGTACACGAAGCTGCCGAAGAACATGCTGAAGATCTACCCGCAAGACACCCCCTGGTACTCGCAGAACTACTCGCGCACGCCGAACTTCCCCACCACCGCCAAGATGTTCCGCGATCTGTGGAAAGCCACCACGGATCGGCCGCTGGACGGCGTCATCTCGGTCGACCCGGTCGTGCTCTCGCATCTGCTCAAGGTCACCGGTCCCGTCAGCGTCGACGGCGACAGGCTCACCGCAGCCAACGTCGTGAAGACCGTGCTCAGCGACGCGTACGCACGCTTCCCGCGCGGGCCGGACTCCGACGCTTACTTCGCGAAAGTCGCGTCGGCCGTGTTCACGAAGATCGCCGCCGGCGACTGGGACCCCACCGCCATGATCGACGCCTTCGTGCAGTCGGCGAAAGAGCAGCGGGTCTATCTGTGGTTCCCGAAGAAGACCGAGCAGGCCCTCGCGGTCCAGTGGAACGTGGACGGCCAGCTGCCGCAGAACAACACCGCCGGCACGCAGGTCGGCATCTTCTTGAACGACTACGCCGTCGGCAAGCAGGAGTACTGGCTGAGCACCAAGATCGACCTGACCTGCAACGTCTCCAAGCGCACGGTGACCACGAAGATCTCGATGAAGAACAGGATGCCGAGCAGCGACTTCGTGGATTACGTGCTGGGACTGCGGTCCCCGCGCTTCGGCCGGGCTCGCACGACCATGCTGCTGGACGTTCTGTACTTCGCCCCGCCGGGCGCGAAGGCGGCCCCGGCGAAGGCGGCTGCGTCGTCGCTCATCCCGAGCCTGGCACGATCGGGCCAGGAGGACGGGCGTAATGTGACCAGTGTGACAGTCGCGGTCCCGAAGGGACAGACTGAGACGGTGTCGTACACGACGGCACTGCCTGAGCGAGCGACAGCGCCGTTGAGCGTGCGCTACTCCCCCACAGCGACCACGACCCCCGTGTCGATCGCCGAGAACTGCGCTCAACTCGTCCACTGA